Proteins encoded within one genomic window of Anopheles gambiae chromosome 3, idAnoGambNW_F1_1, whole genome shotgun sequence:
- the LOC133393344 gene encoding uncharacterized protein LOC133393344 yields MKFFYIVPLMVALAGASNATDSGASKVVDKRSILGHFFPMHHHQLSARADGHEGFGAQGSLQEGGKNEHGHATTQGLGHYESTHEDYHSWKPLDGFGHYGQLGDEHKFGEQFHQGGDHHSVETEGKHSFGGHQSGGQGVHHGFGESHGFEGHHGFGGHHGFGGHQEQSVHEGHGHGDFGGHGGLGGHGELAGHGGLAGHGDLGGHGDLGGHAALGGHESFGDHGSFGGHATLGGHESFGEHGSFGKGHESAGGHGDFGTHQAFTHGDNHGFGGHEGYSYGGHDHGFGGHDHGFGGHDDHSHGQEAHHGDDKGHAIKEWHLEGEYEHDDDHKDHKEHKEHKEHKEPKIKYITVTERVPVPYKVTVEKKVLVPIKVPFTVHTEKVVPVYVEKKFPVVVEKHEIIHVDKPYEVKVPHKVEVHKKEIIKVEKPVPVKVEKPVPYKVEKPFIVHKHVPVKVWVNVKKEHHD; encoded by the exons ATGAAG TTCTTTTATATTGTTCCGTTGATGGTGGCGTTAGCCGGTGCGTCCAATGCTACTGACTCCGGCGCGAGTAAAGTAGTGGACAAGCGCAGCATCTTGGGACACTTCTTCCCGATGCACCATCATCAGTTGTCCGCTCGGGCGGACGGTCACGAAGGATTCGGTGCTCAGGGCAGTTTGCAAGAGGGCGGAAAGAACGAACATGGTCACGCCACAACACAAGGACTGGGTCACTACGAGTCTACCCATGAGGATTACCATAGCTGGAAACCATTGGATGGTTTTGGCCATTACGGTCAGCTAGGAGACGAGCATAAGTTCGGTGAGCAGTTCCACCAGGGAGGAGATCATCATAGCGTGGAGACGGAAGGCAAGCATAGCTTTGGAGGTCATCAAAGCGGTGGTCAGGGGGTGCATCATGGATTTGGGGAGTCGCACGGATTTGAAGGACATCATGGCTTTGGTGGACATCATGGCTTTGGAGGACATCAGGAGCAGTCAGTACATGAAGGTCACGGACATGGTGATTTCGGAGGACATGGTGGTCTTGGAGGACATGGTGAACTAGCAGGACATGGTGGACTAGCAGGACATGGTGATCTTGGAGGACATGGTGATCTTGGAGGACACGCCGCTCTCGGTGGACACGAATCCTTTGGCGATCATGGATCTTTCGGAGGACACGCCACCCTGGGAGGACACGAATCCTTTGGTGAGCATGGGTCGTTCGGCAAAGGTCACGAGAGTGCCGGTGGCCATGGAGACTTTGGAACGCATCAGGCCTTCACTCATGGAGACAACCATGGATTTGGAGGACACGAAGGATACTCGTACGGTGGACACGATCATGGCTTCGGTGGACACGATCATGGCTTCGGTGGTCATGATGATCATTCGCACGGTCAGGAAGCGCATCACGGAGATGACAAGGGACATGCCATCAAGGAGTGGCACTTGGAGGGCGAGTACGAACACGACGACGATCACAAAGACCACAAAGAGCACAAAGAGCACAAGGAGCACAAGGAGCCGAAAATCAAGTACATCACCGTCACGGAACGTGTACCGGTGCCGTACAAGGTGACGGTCGAGAAGAAGGTCCTCGTCCCGATCAAGGTCCCGTTCACGGTGCACACCGAGAAGGTGGTGCCGGTGTACGTCGAGAAGAAGTTCCCGGTCGTGGTGGAGAAGCACGAGATCATCCACGTGGACAAACCGTACGAGGTGAAGGTGCCGCACAAGGTCGAGGTCCATAAGAAGGAAATCATCAAGGTGGAGAAACCGGTGCCAGTGAAGGTGGAAAAGCCCGTCCCGTACAAGGTGGAAAAGCCGTTCATCGTGCACAAGCACGTGCCGGTGAAGGTTTGGGTGAACGTGAAGAAGGAGCACCATGATTGA